In the genome of Aythya fuligula isolate bAytFul2 chromosome 23, bAytFul2.pri, whole genome shotgun sequence, the window GGCAGTTCTCCCCGTTCTTCTCCCGGTTCTTCTTTTCCCGGTCCTCCCGGTAGGCCACGTGCATGATGACCAGCAGGGAGGGACAAGTGACGAAGATGAGCTGCAGGGCCCACAGGCGGATGTGGGAGATGGGGAAGAAGTGGTCATAGCAGACGTTGGTGCAGCCGGGCTGCCGCGTGTTGCAGTCAAAGTCCTTCTGCTCGTCCCCCCAGACGCGCTCGGCCGCCACCACGTAGACCAGCACGCGGAAGACGAAGACCACGGAGAGCCAGATGCGGCCGAAGGCCGTGGAGTACTTGTTGACCCCGCTGAGGAGAGCCTGCAGCGTTTTCCAATCCATGGGGACCGGCACTGGTGGTAGCCAGGGTCAGGAACCTGGAgaaagagcagctggaggaCGCAGCAGGGCCCGGACCCTCGTAACCCCACTGACCTCCCAAATTCTCCCCCATCCATTACTGTAGATGTTGCACGACCCCACTCGTGTACTCGTGGCCAACCCCACGGTCTCATGGTGATGCTCAGATGTGACTCAAGCTCTCTGCACTTCCCTCTGATAGAGGCTTTGCCGTAAGAAATGCTCAACCTGGTAAAGTCCCTGCCACCCGCTGACCCCGACTGCGTGTGTTGGTATAAATTGGCAACAAAATCCCCCGGAATGGGCCAGGATAAATAAGGAGAGGCCGTGCCCTGGGAGGATGACGGGGCTGTGTGTGGTGCTGGGTGTTTCAGTGGAATAAAGTCTTAAGTAGAAAGCAGCCCTGTGAGCTGGCAGATCCCTCGGGATGGGGGCAGGCGGGGACCCTGCCTTGCATTTCCAACCCCCATCCACAATGTCCTTCgctgcaccagccctgcagagccttgCCAGCCCCTGTCCTGGCTGTGGGACACCCAGACACCGAGTGGTGTGGGTGATCACCCAGGGCACGTCACTGCGTGTGCCTGAGACACATCAGAGCCCTGGTATGAAGGAGGGGAGGCTTCGGGGAGCCCCACGGGTGCCGTTAGTCACTTAGCGGGGGAAGCTCCCTGGCAGGAGAGGGgctgagctggcagggctctccatggggcacagcagggaggcACAGCCCTTCCCAAGGGGATGTCAGGCTCTGACCCTGCTGATCTCAGCCCCACTCAGGCCAGTTTCCACCTGGGGGAATTGGGCTAAAtggctgctgtgccctgctaAAGCTGAAAGCCCcaaggggaagcagcagcagcagagctggggatggCAGGACACGCGAGTTTTCTTCTTGTAGGCGATGTGCAAGGGAACCCAAGCCTGGGAGGGAGCAAAGCTGCTGAAAGCGAGAGCCTATATACGTCAGCCCGGCTGTCACCCCGCTCCTGGGACAGGCAGGGGCCTGATGGCACTGCCGGCAGCCCTGAGGCTCTGTACTGGCTGAAATGGCTCCATGGCAgagcctggggctgccctgggtcCCCTGCCAGCCCTACTGGGGTCAGCCCCACTGCTGCGAGCCACGGTAGCCCCCCAAGATTGGCAACGGTCGCTGCCTGTGTGGCTGGCACAGGGGcgagctcagccctgcaggagccATGGCTCCAGTAGAGACGCTTCCCAGTATCACCTCCCCAACATTTCCACACTCCACACCCCAAAGAAGCGCTGCCCTTGCCAACCCAGCACCCTCCGAGACGTACCTGCAAGAGAATCCGGCTCCTTCCCCGCTTACCGGGGGCTGGGGGTCAGGAACTGCCCAGCTCGGGGCATGGCTGGTGGCGCGATCACAGACGGGTTTTCGGGGTCCCCTCACCACTGTCTTACAtccaggcagggctgcacagCGTGGCACGATgtcctggggctgtggggaaggaTTAGAGCCTCGAGTGCTGCCCGGAGCCCGTGGGGCTGCCGAGAGCCCAGCCCTGAGGGTGTGCGTGGCCAacctgtgctgctggtgctgggacGCCCCAAGGAGCACGGCCTGGGGTGCACGGTGCTGTGCCGGGGGTCCTGCAGCGGGGCAGTGCTTCTGCTCATCCCTGCATACCTCAGCACCACGTCTGAGCCCCGCAGAGCCtccacccccagcagcacacaccaCCGGGGTGGGGGCAAGCCCAGCTCTTCCTCCACATCAGCTGTAAGAccgggagcagggagctgccactTTCCCCTCCGCACCCAAAAGCTGCCGAGCGCAAGCTGGAGCCCGTCACCCCTGCACACCCCACAAGGACCAGAGCGCCGTCGCCAGCCCCCCGGATGGCCACCTGCAAATTCCCCAAATTCCTGGGGCTCCATGGGTGACACCGCCCGGCACCCAcccacccagcacccacccacccagcacccacctTCCCGGCTCAGCCCGGTGCCAGCTCCAGCCATGGGTCCGCAgcaaggggcaggagggagagggcagggagctgagccccGCGGGGCGTGGTGCTGAGCGTTGTGCAAGCCCCACGGCTCGGCCGGCGCTGGCTGGaggccaggaggagcaggggctgctctccaggtgtgctgggctctgcccgaCGTCCTGGTTTGCCTCCCCCAGAGCCCGGCTCCCTCGGCAGCACCCAGCGCCGCTGCGTGCCTGCCCGCTGCGTCACCGCCGGGTGCTGCCCCGCGTGGGTGCAGGGCGTTGGGCCCGAAAGTGCCTGGCTTCTGCCTGGGGTGCGAATGCATCGGAGAGGGGCTCTGCATCTTTCGGTCCCCGGGGAAGGAGGCAGGATGGAGAAGCAGGGATGGGGTGGCCTTTGCTGCTCCGTAGGGTGCCGTGCCCCCTTGCATCGCTCCCCTGGGTGCATGCGCTCGGCTGTGGGTGCAGCACCATACACAGGCCCGTGGGGCAGGGTCCCCAGCACTGCTTGTGGGGTCTTGGCATGGCTCAAAATCCCCATCTTGAGCCACCACATCACTGCATCCCCAGCCACGGCTGTAACACACCTCCCACCTGCGTTCCCTTAGCATGGATAGGTTCATGTCCCCCCAAAACCTCCTCCCCGGCTATGGTAGAGGTACCTGCCCTGCGGGTACGTGGCCAGAGGGAGCAGGACTTCCTTTTGGAGCGGGGAAACCCTTTCCTGGTTGCGTgttctgcagcctccctgcgTGCTCGGGTCTCCTCCGCAGCGCTGAGCGTGTGTGTCGGGAGGAGACGGGTGAGTTGTTCTGCTCCTAGCACCTGGGTGAGTCTGGCAAACAGCTCCGCGGAGCTGATTGTCTgcgcacatgcacacacacgctCGGGTTGAACAACAAAGGCAGGTCAAATCCTGCAGAGAGAGTGACAGGGCCGGATTCCTCCCCCGGTGACACCCGTGGCTCCTTCCAGGTGATGCCCCTTCCCTGGGGGCTCTGAGCACAGCGAACCCGCAGCAGTCCCGCattgagcagggggctgggagccAGCACTGGGCTCTCACCGTATCCTGGCCCCAGCCGCACCCGCTGTGAGTGGGGCAACAGCAGCGGTTGCTAAGAATCACAAATTATGCAACTCTAACCTATTTTTAAAACGCTTTTGCCTTACTAATACCGAGAACATCGGTATCTCCCACCTACGGCATCCTACGGCCACCGCCCTGCTCCACGTGCTGCCAGCCGGGACCTTTCCCAAAGGCTGGCACAAACCCGAGGGCAGCGACCAGCTGCAGAGAGACCCTGCCCTGCTGACCACGACCCGTCCCATCCTTCGGGGACCTGGGACATGTCCCTAAGGGGAACTCAGCACCGGGGGGCTCCTAGGAGGCCAGACCTCCATGTCCAGGCAGCCAAGTGCCACCGAGCGTCCCCACTGCACCTCTCCCCGCTGAGCAGCCCCATTTCACATCTCTGCTAATGTGGCCCGGGCAGGAATGTATTTCCTCTCATCTGCTTTTTACCTGGCCTTGTGGCTGGCCCAAGGCTCCTGCTGGCATCGCTCTGGCACGCCCCGGGCTGGGCACCCTGTGGCGATGGAGCCCCGTGGGTGCTTGATGCTCTGAGAGGTTTGCTCAGGGCACTCATGGCAGATAAGGAGCTGCTCCCTGAGATGCCAGAGccctgtggcttttttttttttttgcaccagGAGGTCAAACAAAGCTGTAGGaggagggcaggctggggacatggtggggagcaggaggccAGGGAACCCCAAAAAAACCCCAGTGGGGTTCCAGGGCACCTCTCCCCGTCCTGTTGGCTCACTCCTGCGCCTGCACAGCCGCAGCACCACGGCACCTGCCTGCAGTCCCTGTGCCAAATCTGCAACCCCGaactcttcctttattttttccttcttctctcaaAGGCAGAGGGGAAATGGCACTGGGGTGCTAGGTGGGAGTCTGGGGGCGCACAGCCCAGAGGGGCAGCCGCAGGCACCCGTTTCCCCACTTTTCCTGGAGCAGCCAGGAACccacccagccctgggcacctcTCGGCAGGATCAGGAATTTGAGCTATTTTGTAGCGAGCCACAAGCCGGGGCAGGAATTTGGGGGCTGTGGCCTGAGAGACGGAAGAAGCAAGGAGCTGAGAGCCACCCAGCAGGTCTGGTGCCTtcctggggcagcccctgcctccctcAACCAGACCCCATAGATCCTGGCAGCCCCTCGGCTGCAATTTGGGTATTTCAGGAGGGGCTGCATGCCCCGGGGCTCCCAGCCTGGCCGGTGATGTGCCACAGTGAGAAAGTTCAGCGCCTTTTGACACAGACAGAAGATTTCCCCCACGGCGCTTgggtggggaaggaaaacaCCCCGTGTTTTGCAGCGCTCAGCCGGGTATTTGGGCGGCCCTGCTGTGAGCAAGTCTCCCATCCGTGGCCAGGCTTTGCCATGGtctgagcagcagcattgcTTCTAGTCCCTGCAGGAGggttcccttcccctccttgcCCGTCGGTGCCACACGTGAACGCTGAAAGCCCCCAGTGACTTCCCGTGGCCTGACCTCGGGTCCTCCATAAAGGAAATAATCGAGCGGCGGAGCACGCAGCCTCCGAACGCCGTCGGAAAAAACCCTCAAGGTCTCTTTGAAAGGGTCTTGAATTTGCGAGATGGAAGCGTTCGGTTGCCTGCCAGGGCTGGGACCTGGCCCGGTTTTTGATCCGTGCCCCGGCCGCGTCCCCGGGGCCCCGACCTTCCCCACGGGTGCTGGGGGCGCGGGAGTCACCGGGAGCGTGGGAGCGGGTTGGCCGCTCACTCCAGCAATTTGGCCATAAATCAGACGATTTCTCCTCAATTCCCAGCAAGCAGGAGGATTTCAGACCGTGAAGAAACACGACCCTGATGGGAAGGACAggctgccctgcctggcaccGCGGGGCGTGTGAGCCCCTCTGTGTTTCTGGTTCAGCTGGGGTTagcaaagcttttgttttaaatcttccctccccaaaaaatCATGGGACTTCTGGGCATCCCTCCCAAGCAAAACCAGTCCCCTGGATGATGATGCAAAGAGTAGAAAACATTCAGCTTTTATTCTAACATCCCCCAGCTTATTTATCGTGCCACCAACATGGGTCCTGCCCATCGCCACGCGCTCTGCGCCCCACCGAGGTGCCAcagtccccagctcctgcagcgtGATCTCAGCTCCCTTTGGTGTAGAAACACACCTGAGATAACAAAATCAGTGCCTGTGCTGGTAGCCTGGCTGATGCCAGCCACTGCTGAGCCTAATTCTGGATGGCGCAAGGCACCCggagctttgcagagctgctgcaacGCTTGCTCGGGGCGAGATAACGCGGCCCAGCAAGTGGCACCCGGACGGTCAGGTCTCGTCTGTGATGTCTGGAAGTGGGGCAGGGGTGTTtggagctgggctgagctggaTGCGTCCCATTCCTGCAGCGATTATCGCTTCCAGCTGGGGAACACCTCTGGGTTTTGCCGTTGGACGACAGCCTCGATCAGCAGCAAGTCAGCCCTGCgtgaaaacaaacagcccagccccagctcttcaAACGAGAGGCGAGGGCTCTCACACAAAGAACGGCTTCAGTTCTCTGACACTGAAGGAAAATTTTCCGGTGGATGATCTGGCAAGGAGAGAGGGCAGAGGGAAGCCAGAGATCAGAACAAATTCCCTTAAAAGAGGTGGAAGAAACCCACCTGTACTCACTGCATTCATTACCCCGAGGGTCTCCAAACTCACCGCTGTTGgtgcaaggagctgctgggtgctcaGGGGGTCCCAGGCTGGTGGCAGAGCCCCCCCCATGCTTCCCTACCCTGTGTGTGGCCAGGCTGGTGGCCCTCTGTGGCTCCTGGCCATGGGGGTCCCTCCACGTCCCCCCAGCACACAGGGGCTCAGCTTTGCAGAGGCAGGGGCTCGGGTGAGATCGGTTTCGGGGCTCAGACAAGACCAGGGTCAGGGGCTCGGAGGTGCTgcaaagtgcaggagctgctacGGGGGGGCTGCTGAGCAAAGACCCGCTCTGAAGGGCCGGGTGCTGGCATCCCCCCCGTGCCTTTTCTTGGCAGCAAACACAGCGAGCACTGGGGCTTTCTGTGCACatggcaaaaataataattgcacCCTCTAAATACAGTGAAACCAGTAACAGATCGAGCTGCTTGTTCGATGTTAATGTTACTTATGAGTGCATTCGCCATGAAATTATTGTTAATTATTCATTCCAGCTAATGTTCAGTTACTGTTGATGGCCTTAGAAATTGCAGAGCAGCCTGAGTCACGGCAGAACGCGACATATTACAGCAATAAACGAGATCATATTCTGCCATTTAATGTTATTGTTTAATCAATGGCTGGggtgtttttcctctcctttattTGCCTGTTTCGCTCGGGTGTTTTTCTCTGGCTTTGCAGGAAGAGCCAGCAGCCCACAGCGGGCTCTCCCCACCCAGCTCCTTGCCCCACGCTGCCTTGCCGAGCACACGCTCTTGTCCCACTTGGTCATCaagaatttattaattttttataggGACTGTGATTAGAGGGGGGTAAAGAAGCTGTCCACCTTGCTCAGTGCTGTGGCCCGCATCTGGGTCCTGGACACGAGGACGAGCCCTTTGCTGGCAGTGGGGACAATGAGTTTCAGGGGGTGACACGGTCCTTGCGCCCCTCTCGGCACAAGATCTCCCATGCAGTTTTGTGccccaaaagcaggaaaaccaCCAATTTGACTGTCATGTCATAGAGACAGAAAGTTTTATTCACTGCAGGGATACACTCAGGATTGGCTatgccagccccagctgggacAAGCTCAGGCTCAGCGCTCGGTGCTGGCTCCCAGCTGCCATGGAGCTGCTCGTCCCTCACCTCGTAGCACCTGCTGGCTCCCAGAGAGCACCCACAcgtcctgcagcacctccttTTACCCTAAATTCATCAGAATAACGCAAAGCGCCTTGCCCCTAGGAGGgaagaggctgaccccagcTCCATGGTGCAGTCCCACGACCAGGACTTTGAAGGGTCCCtcctggaggagcaggggctggggcaggcacgTGGCTATGGGCGGCCCTAGGGAGGAACCTGCTCCTGCTCGGGCTTGGGGACggaggctgtggggatgggggctgtggggatggaAGTTGTGGAGATGGAGGTTGTGGGGATGGAGGTTGTGGAGATAGAGGTCGTGGGGACggaggctgtggggatgggggctgtgggaatgggggctgtggggatggaggTCGTGGGGACGGAGGTCGTGGGGACGGAGGTCGTGGGGACggaggctgtggggatggaGGTCGTGGGGATGGAGGTCGTGGGGACAgaggctgtggggatgggggctgtggggatggaggTCATGGGAATGGGGGCGGTGGGGATGGAGGTTTTGGGGAtggaggctgtggggatggaggctgtggggatggaGGTTGTGGAGATGGAGGTCGTGGAGATGGAGGTCGTGGGGATGGGAGCTGTGGGGATGGAGGTTTTGGGGATGGAGGCCGTGGGGATGGAGGTCGTGGGGGGCTTGCAGTCCACCGGGGGGAAACCCTGCCCCTCTGTGTCCTCAGGCTCGGCGCAGGACAGCGCGCAGTCCcggctgtgctggcagctctcccCGCTGCGGGCCTGGAGGCACTCACAGCACCGCTTGCCGATCAGGTAGGTGGCCTCGACCAGGCTGAGCGCGATGCAGATGCAGGTGGTGACCACCATGAAGATGGTGAAGATGTTCTTCTCGGTGGGCCGGGAGATGAAGCAGTCCACGATGTTGGGGCACGGGCGCAGCTCGCACTTCACCACGGAGGGCAGGGTGTAGTTCCTGTACAAGCGGTAGAAGATGTAGAGGAAGATTATGTCCACGCCGGCCTTGAAGATGAGGCTGAGCAGGTAGGTCCACCACAGCCCACCCCGTTTCTTGCCGGGGTTGGGGTAGAGGCAGCGGTAGTCGCTCCCCGCGGCGGCGTGGCGCCTCTGCTGCTTGGCTTCGCGGTAGGCCACGTGCATGATGACCAGCAGGGAGGGACAGGTCACCAGGATGAgctgcagggcccagaggcgGATGTGTGAGACGGGGAAGAAGTGGTCGAAGCAGACGTTGGTGCAGCCGGGCTGCCGCGTGTTGCAGTCGAAGTCCTTGTGGTCGTCGCTCCAGACGCGCTCGGCCGCCACCACGTAGACCAGCAGGCGGAAGATGAAGACGAGGGAGAGCCAGATGCGGCCGAAGGCCGTGGAGTACTTGTTGACCCCGCTGAGGAGCCCCTCGAATACCCCCCAGTTCATGGTCCCCTGGTCCTGTTAGCTAATCTAGGAAGAGAGAGGACACGGTGACAGCGGCTGTCCCTAAAAACAGCAGGACGTCCCCATTTGAGCAACTGCATGCCCCAAGGCACCAAAACATGCACCAAGGCACCAAAACATGCACCAAGGCACCAAAATGTGCCCCAAGACACCGAAACATGCCCAGCACTGACCTAAGGCTGAGGAATCCCCCTGCAGGGCTCTGTCCCCATCTGTAGGGACTCGGGGACCATGAAAAGTCCTTTAGCCACATCCCGCCATGGTCCATACCCAGCTCAGCCCCCCCCCGTCCCATGCCATCCTCCCCATCTCTCGCCTGGCTGCCCAgctatttgttatttcttttttcttacgTTGCCGGGCTCGGCACAACAAACAGGAGCAGGCCAGGGCGTGACTCACCCGGCAGCACCGCACCGCCACGTCGTCCTCTCCCATCGCTGGAATCTGACAGCTCCTCCGCTCCCCCCACCccgcagcacagcaccagcccagcaCCAACCCTGCACTATCACCGAATTTCATCAGCTCAGATAATCTCAGTCCATAGGAGCCCCAGGACCCCGAACAGTTTGACCCTGGCTTGCATCGACCCTGATTAAACCCACTGCACATGGAGTGGGTCTCTGGCCAAACAGGTCTCCTGGGGCTGTTTGGCACCAAGTCTCCTTAAACAACTTCtctatcaataaaataacaggatTCGCCCTTGCTGGCAGTGCCACACGgatcctgctgctctgcacagcccatGCCACCCAATACCCGTGCTTGTGGGACTGGCCCATAAGgtgggcccccccccccaaaatgatCCCATGCACGTACCTGGAGCTCGCTGCCTCGATCCACGGGGCTGAACAGAGCCAGGGACTGGGGACACAAAATCCAGCTTTCACCTTTCCCGTGCAAGCTCGCggcagcagcccagggagcGCCAGTCGCCCTGCGGCACATCGAGCTCAGCCATGCGCACCCACGGTGGgagaccccccccagcccaccctgcctgccagggatgggggctgctgcaggggagggcatcccccagcccccggggctGTCCCTTACCTGGGGATGTCCCAGCAGAGGCCAGGCCACCGCTCGCTCGGTGCTCGCCCGCGGCAGGAGCGCATCGCCCGGTGCCGAGGTGCCGCGTGAGTCACCCTGGGGCTCCTGGGAGCAAGGAGGAGATTCCCGGGGGAAGGGAATCTCCTCCTCGCCCTTCGAGGCAGATCCCTGCATGTCCCGTCAGGCCAAGCACTGCCCCGCTGCGTGGGACCCAATCCTGCACCACCACGGGGAAGGGCAGGGGCTTGGGGACGCCTGTCCCCggctgccctggggacaccagggTCCCCCAGCCCGGTGGCAGCCTGGGTGTCACTTCCCCGTCCCCATCTTCACTCGCTTGGACCCCCAGGGGGGTGACGTGGCCAAAGCCCCCGGAGCCAAGCCCCACCCTTCGTAATCCCCTTTTACTCAGACTTTGCACCGTGCCAACGCTTTAATAAGAGcgttttttccctccctgccttctgATGTGTAGGTGGCAGCTGATTATTTCGCTGGGAATTAATTAACCACCTTCTCCACGCTCCCTATACCTGTGCTGCAAGCCGGTGCAAGTCCCCTTCCCGTCACCCCCATCCCAGAGCCCAGGACCCTCCCGGGACGGGGACCCCCTCCCACAGGAGCCAATTTCTAAGGCCTGACCCCCCCGGGGCACTGTGGGTGCAGGGATCGGGTGGGTGGGGATCCAGGGAGCGGCTGCTGCTTGTGTGGGGTGCGAGAGCTCACGTAGAGCCCGAGCCATCTGAGGAGCAAACACACGTTTCATTTACAATTCCGCTGggttttacaaaaaaaatgagagaaacaaaTCTAAACAGCTGTAA includes:
- the LOC116498221 gene encoding gap junction beta-5 protein-like; the protein is MNWGVFEGLLSGVNKYSTAFGRIWLSLVFIFRLLVYVVAAERVWSDDHKDFDCNTRQPGCTNVCFDHFFPVSHIRLWALQLILVTCPSLLVIMHVAYREAKQQRRHAAAGSDYRCLYPNPGKKRGGLWWTYLLSLIFKAGVDIIFLYIFYRLYRNYTLPSVVKCELRPCPNIVDCFISRPTEKNIFTIFMVVTTCICIALSLVEATYLIGKRCCECLQARSGESCQHSRDCALSCAEPEDTEGQGFPPVDCKPPTTSIPTASIPKTSIPTASIPTTSIPTASVPTTSVPTTSVPTTSIPTAPIPTAPIPTASVPTTSISTTSIPTTSISTTSIPTAPIPTASVPKPEQEQVPP